From the Lathyrus oleraceus cultivar Zhongwan6 chromosome 4, CAAS_Psat_ZW6_1.0, whole genome shotgun sequence genome, one window contains:
- the LOC127136728 gene encoding uncharacterized mitochondrial protein AtMg00860-like translates to MNTIFNKFLCKFMLIFFDDILIYNRNWETHLEHLTQVLAILTEHKLFAKYSKCEFGVNNIAYLGHLISANGVAADPEKLKAIQEWPSPTSITHLRGFLGLTGFYRRFVRHYAAIAAPLTELLKKNAFTWSEQSQ, encoded by the coding sequence ATGAACACTATCTTCAACAAATTTCTTTGCAAATTTATGCTTATCTTCTTCGACGACATCTTAATTTACAACCGCAATTGGGAAACACACCTGGAACATTTAACTCAAGTCTTAGCCATTTTGACAGAGCACAAATTATTTGCTAAGTATTCAAAGTGTGAATTTGGTGTGAATAACATAGCTTACTTGGGACACCTTATATCTGCTAACGGGGTTGCTGCCGACCCAGAAAAATTGAAAGCCATTCAAGAGTGGCCCTCACCAACTTCCATTACTCATCTCCGTGGATTCTTGGGGCTCACGGGATTTTACCGTCGCTTTGTCCGCCATTACGCTGCCATTGCTGCACCCTTGACAGAGCTACTGAAAAAGAATGCCTTCACTTGGTCAGAGCAATCCCAATAA
- the LOC127074596 gene encoding altered inheritance of mitochondria protein 3-like, whose protein sequence is MNYSRCPRHCITQYRNLLDHLRPADFIWRPYLNMDHEHQINPEDAAVWTTCTPIIRFTTVELHNTDRVKLQFGMVQNIPDPPASLGEWHMRKVNDQWNFNPWQQFARSECRKWKHRHDHVLTDAVMPNEVKPSRTYMAWYRSVGFQFIADDMYLYDPRQTTYTQEASTSNPQQHSQPNYSQPPIRQTFRSTNTQTYNQNMPFTQPQNQEHPPYHHQQMDHQPSTEHRFAPTPSPYQSRLTQNTNRPITYRSQEPQTSQYQNIPQPYLFQTPQQPFQPFLDPSLSPMSPFNRLGRPSMSQPHPNFSGMGHELSYAGTPSLNTEDYAELAAYLNGSSPVGGNDAPGPSDEQTPVQNRQRGLGPRVRIARGCGTGGRLGDPGHHH, encoded by the exons atgaattacagcagatgtccgagacactgtattactcaatatcgcaacctgttggatcaccttcgaccggcagac ttcatttggcgtccataccttaatatggatcatgagcatcagatcaaccctgaagacgcagccgtatggacaacatgcacaccaataatacggttcacaacagtggagctgcacaacaccgatcgtgtgaagctgcagtttggtatggtccagaatatcccagatcccccagctagcctaggagaatggcatatgcgtaaagtgaacgaccaatggaacttcaacccttggcaacaattcgcaagatcagagtgtcgcaagtggaagcaccgtcatgaccatgtcttaactgacgcagtcatgccaaatgaggtaaaaccaagtcgtacttatatggcttggtatagatcagttggatttcaattcatcgccgatgatatgtacctctacgacccacgccagacaacttacacacaagaagcctcaacatctaacccccaacaacattctcagcccaattactcacaaccacctatccgacaaactttccgttccacaaacacacaaacatacaaccaaaacatgccattcacccaaccccaaaaccaagaacatcccccataccaccaccaacaaatggaccatcaaccttcgaccgaacatcgcttcgcacccacaccatcaccctaccaaagtcgccttacccaaaacactaaccgccccatcacctaccgtagccaagaaccccaaacatcacaataccaaaacatcccacaaccatatctcttccaaacaccccaacaacctttccaacctttcctagacccatcattgtcacccatgtcccccttcaaccgtcttggtcgcccatccatgagtcaaccacaccccaacttctctggcatgggtcatgagctcagctacgccggtacaccatcattgaatactgaagactatgctgagttggctgcatacctcaacggatcttctcctgtaggcggtaatgacgctcctggaccatcagatgaacaaacaccggttcagaatcgtcaacgtgggttagggccaagggttaggatagctaggggatgtgggaccggaggtcggttaggtgatcccggtcatcaccattag
- the LOC127136726 gene encoding uncharacterized protein LOC127136726, producing MSRGFGTGRYERLGKESATTALLHEEFKRSTTMPSKSSNSSTKMALGSTFRDIKLQRNPTKKGNSSSSKKKSHPLFNFLDFPRKKKTTARPEFARYIEYLKEGGMWDFNSNKPVIYYN from the coding sequence ATGAGTAGAGGTTTTGGAACTGGGAGGTATGAGAGGTTGGGGAAGGAATCTGCAACCACAGCACTTTTGCATGAGGAGTTCAAGAGAAGTACAACCATGCCTTCTAAATCATCTAATTCTTCAACAAAAATGGCTTTAGGTTCAACTTTTAGGGATATAAAGCTACAAAGAAACCCTACAAAGAAGGGTAATAGTAGTAGTAGTAAGAAGAAGAGTCATCCACTCTTCAACTTCTTGGATTTTCCTAGGAAAAAGAAAACAACAGCTAGGCCTGAATTTGCAAGGTATATTGAGTATCTCAAAGAAGGAGGCATGTGGGATTTCAATTCCAATAAACCAGTTATCTATTACAACTGA